One region of Pyramidobacter sp. YE332 genomic DNA includes:
- a CDS encoding SUMF1/EgtB/PvdO family nonheme iron enzyme, giving the protein MKSTLILLVLLALSARTALAAPQDEMILITGGTFIMGSPEGEPWRENDERQHHVTVSDFYLGRREVTQEEYKALTGANPSRHTRGEKLPVENVSWYDAVKFCNLKSTAEGLTPAYAIDGENVTWNRDANGYRLPTEAEWEYACRAGGAGPFSIEPSPSWTDANYYGHYPYNIEQNYFDTGKLDVKPGTYRGDSIPVGSFKPNAFGLLIKK; this is encoded by the coding sequence ATGAAAAGCACGCTGATCCTGCTGGTCCTCCTGGCGCTGAGCGCGAGAACCGCGCTGGCGGCGCCGCAAGACGAAATGATCCTGATCACAGGCGGCACGTTCATCATGGGCAGCCCCGAGGGCGAGCCGTGGCGCGAGAACGACGAACGCCAGCATCACGTGACGGTGAGCGACTTTTATCTCGGCCGCCGCGAGGTCACTCAGGAGGAATACAAGGCGCTGACGGGCGCAAATCCCAGCCGCCACACCCGCGGTGAAAAACTGCCCGTGGAGAACGTCAGCTGGTACGACGCCGTGAAGTTCTGCAACCTGAAGAGCACCGCGGAAGGGCTGACGCCCGCTTACGCGATCGACGGCGAAAACGTGACCTGGAACCGCGACGCGAACGGCTACCGCCTGCCCACGGAGGCGGAATGGGAATACGCCTGCCGCGCCGGCGGCGCCGGGCCGTTCAGCATCGAGCCGTCGCCGTCCTGGACCGACGCCAACTACTACGGCCACTATCCCTACAACATCGAGCAGAACTATTTCGATACGGGAAAACTCGACGTGAAGCCGGGCACTTACCGCGGCGATTCCATCCCCGTGGGCAGCTTCAAGCCCAACGCGTTCGGCCTTTTAATTAAGAAATAG
- a CDS encoding glutamine synthetase beta-grasp domain-containing protein yields the protein MNLSTFNGDWSKVNFLNLMMIDLRGNLRSVTLPREYATEKVLRDGIGFDGSNYGYAKVSNSDMVAVPDMGRALLERRGEFNTVHVFCDVVSATDERIPFEQYPRNVVRNAARYLRDKKIADDAKMLVELEYYAFDQVEYTIQPNRVGYRVATAEGLGDDFSSAPRFGLFDGYHRVSPEDRYRDFRDTTVELMGIAGVPVKYHHHEVAAGQLEIELEFTSMEKTADDVTLAKWIIRTVAREMGIFATFMPKPMNKVSGSGMHVHQFLTRDGKSLFPGDGVANLSPLALSYTAGLLTHSQTGSLLAFTNPSTNSYRRLVPGFEAPVSATFAKGSRCAAVRIPSYLKKDSTRVEYRPGDASANVYFMLAGMVMAGCDGIAAQLDPVALGMNSAEILQEKIFPLNLNAVLDGLEKDHAYLRPVFPEQLVEQWIKVKREEAAYIYNAPTPQEYELYF from the coding sequence ATGAATCTGAGCACGTTTAACGGCGATTGGTCGAAAGTGAACTTTCTGAACCTGATGATGATCGACCTGAGGGGCAACCTGCGCTCGGTAACGCTGCCCCGCGAGTACGCGACCGAAAAGGTTTTGCGCGACGGCATCGGTTTCGACGGCTCCAACTACGGCTACGCCAAAGTCAGCAATTCCGACATGGTGGCCGTTCCCGACATGGGGCGGGCGCTGCTGGAACGGCGCGGCGAATTCAACACCGTGCACGTGTTCTGCGACGTGGTCTCCGCCACCGACGAACGTATCCCCTTCGAGCAGTATCCTCGCAACGTCGTCAGAAACGCCGCCAGGTACCTGCGCGACAAGAAGATCGCCGACGACGCCAAAATGCTGGTGGAGCTGGAATATTACGCGTTCGATCAGGTGGAGTACACGATCCAGCCCAACCGCGTCGGCTACAGAGTCGCCACCGCCGAGGGGCTGGGCGACGATTTCAGCAGCGCGCCGCGCTTCGGCCTGTTCGACGGCTATCACCGCGTCTCGCCCGAGGACCGCTACCGCGATTTCCGCGACACGACGGTGGAGCTGATGGGGATCGCCGGCGTGCCGGTGAAGTATCATCATCACGAGGTGGCCGCCGGCCAGCTGGAGATCGAGCTGGAATTCACGTCGATGGAGAAGACGGCCGACGACGTGACGCTGGCCAAGTGGATCATCCGCACCGTGGCCCGCGAGATGGGCATCTTCGCCACGTTCATGCCCAAGCCGATGAACAAGGTTTCCGGCAGCGGCATGCACGTGCACCAATTCTTGACCCGCGACGGCAAAAGCCTGTTCCCCGGCGACGGCGTCGCCAATCTGTCGCCGCTGGCGCTTTCCTACACGGCGGGACTGCTGACCCACAGCCAGACGGGCAGCCTGCTGGCGTTCACCAATCCAAGCACCAACAGTTACCGCCGCCTCGTGCCCGGCTTCGAAGCGCCCGTCAGCGCCACGTTTGCCAAGGGCTCGCGCTGCGCCGCCGTGCGCATCCCCAGCTATCTCAAGAAGGACAGCACGCGCGTGGAGTACCGGCCCGGCGACGCCTCGGCCAACGTTTACTTTATGCTGGCCGGCATGGTCATGGCCGGCTGCGACGGCATCGCCGCCCAGCTCGATCCCGTGGCGCTCGGCATGAACAGCGCCGAGATCCTTCAGGAAAAGATCTTCCCGCTCAACCTGAACGCCGTGCTCGACGGCTTGGAAAAGGATCACGCCTATCTGCGCCCCGTCTTCCCCGAGCAGCTCGTCGAGCAGTGGATCAAGGTCAAGCGCGAGGAAGCCGCCTACATCTACAACGCCCCGACGCCGCAGGAGTACGAGCTGTACTTCTGA
- a CDS encoding flavodoxin, translating into MKNLYALMIGLSALAALWALPAAAKPTKEKTLIVFYSWGGNTRGIARAIQKKTGADIFEIELVKPYSDDYNTVLKEAQRDQRAQARPEIKGKVTDMAKYDTILLGYPNWWASIPMPVATFLESYDFAGKTVSPFCSNGGGRLGQSVSAITKLIPAAVVQNPLSIYYDGGSSLSADLDAWLEKNGF; encoded by the coding sequence ATGAAAAACCTGTACGCGCTGATGATCGGTCTGTCCGCGCTGGCGGCCCTCTGGGCGCTGCCCGCGGCGGCGAAACCGACGAAGGAGAAGACGCTGATCGTTTTCTATTCGTGGGGCGGCAACACGCGCGGCATCGCCCGCGCCATCCAGAAAAAGACGGGGGCCGACATTTTCGAGATCGAGCTGGTCAAGCCCTACTCCGACGACTACAACACCGTGCTGAAGGAAGCGCAGCGCGACCAGCGCGCCCAGGCCCGGCCGGAGATCAAGGGCAAAGTGACCGACATGGCGAAGTACGACACGATCCTGCTCGGCTATCCCAACTGGTGGGCGTCGATCCCCATGCCGGTCGCCACGTTCCTCGAAAGTTACGACTTCGCCGGCAAAACGGTGTCGCCTTTTTGCAGCAACGGCGGCGGCCGGCTCGGCCAGAGCGTCTCCGCCATCACCAAGCTGATCCCCGCGGCCGTCGTGCAGAATCCGCTTTCCATCTACTACGACGGCGGCTCCTCGCTGAGCGCCGACCTCGACGCCTGGCTGGAGAAGAACGGATTTTAG